The following proteins are co-located in the Mycolicibacterium goodii genome:
- a CDS encoding YraN family protein: MSSLTRAELGALGERVAVEHLTALGLQTLARNWRCRYGELDIIAEDAATGTVVFVEVKTRSGDGFGGLAEAVTGQKVRRIRRLAAIWLSEQDMHWAALRIDVIGVRVGRRREPEVMHLTGVG; encoded by the coding sequence ATGAGTTCATTGACACGGGCCGAGCTCGGCGCACTGGGTGAGCGGGTTGCCGTCGAGCATCTGACGGCTCTGGGGTTGCAGACGCTGGCCCGCAATTGGCGGTGCCGGTACGGCGAGCTCGACATCATCGCCGAGGACGCCGCCACGGGCACGGTGGTGTTCGTCGAGGTGAAGACGCGCAGCGGTGACGGTTTCGGCGGGCTGGCCGAGGCGGTGACGGGGCAGAAGGTGCGTCGGATCCGTCGGCTCGCGGCGATCTGGTTGTCCGAGCAGGACATGCACTGGGCGGCATTGCGGATCGACGTCATCGGCGTACGGGTGGGCCGGCGCCGCGAGCCCGAGGTCATGCACTTGACGGGGGTGGGTTGA